GCGGGACACGGGCTGGTGGTGCTGCACGACGCGCCGCTGCGGGGCGCGGTGGGCCGCGCGCTCGCGGAGCACGTGCGCAACGGCGCGGGGCTGCTCGTCGCCCTCGGCGAGACGAGCGCGCCCGAGGCGTGGGAGCCCGCGCTCGGTGCGCTGCTGCCGGGCGCGCCCGGGCCCGTGGTGGACCGCACGGAGGCGGGGGGCGCGCGACTCGCGTCGACGGAGCGCGGGCATCCGGTGTTCGCGCCGTTCGCCGACACGCACAGCGGCGACCTCACCGCGCCGCGCGTGCTGCGTCGCCGCGGGCTGCGCCTGGCGTCGGATGCGCAGGTGCTGGCGCGCTTCGACGACGGCGCGCCGGCGCTGGCCGAGCGCGCCGAGGGGCAGGGGCGCGTGGTGGTGTGGACGTCGACGCTGGACGACTGGTGGACCGACGTCGCGCTGCAGCCGGTGTTCGTGCCGTTCGTGCACCAGCTGGCGGCGCATACGGCGCGCTATGCGCCGTCGCCGGCGTCGTACGTCGTGGGGCAGAGCGTCGATCCCGCGCGGCTGCCCGGGCTGACGGGCAGCGAGTGGGTCGCGCAGGCGCCGTCCGGGCGTCGCGTGCGGCTCGGCGGTGCGGGCGCGGCGAGCGTGCTCGCACTGGACGAGGCGGGCGTGCACCAGCTGCGCGCGACCAGCGCGGCGCCCGGCTCCGGGATTCCGCTGGCGGCGAACGCGGACGCGGCCGAATCGGACGTCGCGCGCATCGAGCCGGCGGCGATGGCGGCCGCGGTGGTCGACAGCGCACGGACCGGCGCGCAGGCCGCCATCGCGCCGCCGATCGAGACGCGCGCCGAACGCGAGGCGCGGCAGGGCTTCTGGTGGTGGTTCCTCGCGGGCGCGCTGCTGCTGCTCGCCGGCGAGACGCTGCTGTCCAACCGGCGCGCGCCCATCGCGCGCTGACCGAATCGGGGAGGACCCCATGACGACCACGCGCGCGCCCGCACGGCCGGCGCACGACGAGCTGCTCGGCATGCTGCGCCAGGTCCGGCGCCGCTGGCGCCTGCGGCTGCTCCTGCAGGGCATCGCCATCGTCGTCGTCGCGACGCTCGTAGCGCTGCTCGTGGGCGCGTGGGCCATGGATCGGCTGCGCTTCACCGAGGCGGCGGTGCTGACCACGCGCGTCGTCGTCTGGCTGGCGCTCGTGGGCGCGGCGGCGCGCTGGCTGGTGCTCCCGCTGGCCCGCCGCGTCACCGACGAGCGCGTGGCGCTCTACGTGGAGGAGCACGAGCCGTCGCTGGACGCGTCGCTGCTGAGCGCCCTGGAGGCGCGCCGCGCGCTCGCGGACGGCGGTTCGCCCTCGATGGCGAACGCACTCGCGGCGCAGGCCGCGGCGCGCGCGCGCGCGGTGGAGTACGGTGCGCGCGTCGAGCGGCCGCGCCTGCGACGTGGTGCCGCGGGCGCGTTCGCGGCGCTGGCCGTCGCGATCGGGCTCGTCGCGCTCGGGCCGACCTTCGTGCGCTCGGGCGCGCGGCTGGTGTTCTGGCCGTGGGGCGGCGCGGCCGCGGAGGCGGCGCCGGTGCTCGCGATCGCGGTGAAGCCCGGCGACATCACGGTCGCGCGCGGCGCCGACCTCGCGATCGAGGCGACGCTGCGCGGCTTCACGGCCGAGGGCGCGGCGCTGCTGGTGCGCCGCGGCGGCGCGACGACGTGGTCGCCCGTGCCGATGACGGCGGGCGCGCGCGCGGGCATCTTCGCCGCGCGCCTGTTCGATCTCGACTCGGCCGCCCAGTACGTCATCGAGGCCGACGGCATCCGCTCGGCCGTGCACGACATCCGCGTGGTGGACCGGCCGACGGTGCGCACGCTCGCCGTCAGGCTGCGCTATCCCGCGTACACCGGGCTCGCGCCGGTCGACGTCGAGGACGGCGGCGACGTCGCGGCGCCGCGCGGGACGCTGGTGCGCGTGCACGCCACGCCGACGCTGCCCGTGCGCGGCGGCCGGCTGGTGATCGAGGGTGGCGCGCCGGTGCCGCTGACCGTCGACAGCACGGGCGCGCTGGTGGGCGCGTTCCGCATCGACAAGCAGGGCTTCTACCGCGTCGAGCTGACGGACACCCAGGGCAACGTCGTCCCGGGATCGCTGGACTACGTCATCGACGTGCTGCCCGACCGCGCGCCGACCATCACCGTCGCGGAGCCCGGGCGCGACATGCAGGCGACGCGGCTGGAGGAGGTCTTCACCTCGATCGAGGCCGAGGATGACTACGGCGTGTCGCGCGTGGAGCTCGTGTACTCGGTGAACGGTGGGCCCGAGCAGACGGTCGTGATGCACGACGGCGGCGCGCGGCGGACGCCGGCGGTGACCGCGGGCCACACGTTCTTCCTGGAGGAGCTGCCGCTCAAGCCGGGTGACGTGGTCTCGTACTTCGCTCGCGCGCGCGACAACGACGCGGTGAGCGGCGCGCACACGGCGGCGACGGACATCTACTTCCTGCGCATCCGTCCGTTCGACCGCACGTACCGCCAGGCGGAGCAGGGCGGCGGCGGCCAGGGCGGCGAGGAGCGCGGCGAGTCGCCGAGCGCACTGTCGGACCGCCAGCGGGAGATCGTGGCGGCCACGTTCAAGCTGACGCGCGACACGGCGGCGGCGACGGCGGCTGGCGCACGGCAGCGGCGCGAGGACCTGGCGACGCTCGCACTGGCGCAGGGCCGGCTGCGCGAGCAGACGGAGGCGCTGGCCGAGCGCGTGAGGCAGCGCGGCGGCGCGATCCCGGATTCGGCGGTGCAGGAGATCGCCGCGGCGCTGCCGCTGGCCGCGGCCGCGATGCGCGAGGCCGAGGAGCGACTCGGCCGGCGTGTGCCCGGTGAGGCGCTGTCGCCCGAGCAGCGCGCGCTGCAGCAGCTGCAGCGCGCCGAGGCCGCGCTGCGCGAGGTGCAGGTGAGCCTCGATCAGCAGGGCGGAGGTGGCGGCGGCGGCGGCGAGCGCAGCCCCGAGGAGCTCGCGGACCTGTTCGGGCTGCAGACCGACCGGCTGCGGAACCAGTACGAGAGCATCCAGCGCTCGGACGCGCAGCGGCAGGCCGCGAGCGCGGAGGTCGATCGCACGCTGGAGCGGCTCCGCGAGCTGGCCGCGCGCCAGCAGCGCGAGTCGGAGCGGCTGCGTCGCGAGGCCGAGGCGCTGCAGCGGCGGCTGCCGCAGTCGTCGCAGCAGCAGGGCGGCGGTGGCGGCGGGTCGTCGTCCTCGTCGTCGCAGAGTGGACAGCAGGGCGGCCAGCAGCAGGGCCAGCAGCAGAACGCGTCTGGCACCGGTGACGCGCAGCGCCAGCTCGCGCAGGAGGCCGAGCAGATGGCGCGCACGCTGGAGCGCCTGGCGCGCGAGAACCCGTCGCCCGAGCTGCAGCGCAGCGCGCGGCAGCTGCAGGAGGCGGCGGACGCGATGCGGCGTGCGGGCGCGTCGGGCAGCGAGCAGGCGGCCGAGAGCGCGGCGAATGCGCGCGAGCGGCTGGAGGCGGCGCGTCGCGCGCTCTCCGAGGCTCGTGCGGGACGCACGGGTGAGGACGCGCGGTCGCTGCAGCGTCGAGCGGACGCGCTCGCGGAGGCGCAGCGGCGCATCGGCGCGGAGGCCGAGCGCGTCGCGCGGGGCGAGGGGCGCGGCACGCCCGCGGAGGCCGCACTCGGCGCGCAGAAGGACTCGCTCGCGGCGGCGGTGAGCGCGCTGGAGCGCGACCTCGATCGCGCGGCGCGCGACGCGCGCTCGACCGCGCCGGACGCGTCGCGGCGGCTGCAGGAGGGCGCGAACGCGATCCGCGACACGCGCGTGCTCGACAAGCTGCGCTTCTCGAAGAACCTCGTGCGGTCGGGCGCCCCGGACTACGTGCGCAGCTTCGAGGAGCAGATCGGCGCCAACCTGGACGACGTGCGGCAGCGCGTGGCCGCGGCGGCGAGCGCCGCGCGTGACGGCGCCAGTGCACGTCCGTCGCAGACGCTGGAGCAGGCCCGCCAGCTGGCGCAGGGGATGTCGTCGCTGGGCGAGCGGCTGCGGCAGCGGCGCGAGGCGCAGTGGCGCCCGGGCGAGGGCACCGACCCGCGCGGCAACGCGTCCGCGCCGTCACGGAACGGGCAGGGGCAGCAGGGGCAGCAGGGGCAGCAGGGGCAGCCGGGCCAGGGTCAGCGGGGGCAGCAGGGGCAGGGACAGAGCCCCGGTCAGCAGGGGCAGGGGCAGGGGCGGGGCGGCCAGGGACAGGGCAACGGTCAGGGCGGCGAGGGCGGACAGAACGCCAACGCGCAGCGCGGCGGCTCGCTGCAGGGCGGCGGCGGCAACGGCTTCGGCGGCGCGCCGACCGGCATGGCCGGCGGCCTGACCGCGGAAGACGTGCGGCAGTTCAGCCGCGAGGCCCGCGAGCGGCGCGCCGACGCCGAGGAGCTGCGACGCTCGCTCGCGCAGCAGGGGATGGGCACGCGTGAGCTGGACGCGCTGATCGAGCGGATGCGCGCGCTCGAGGCGGCGAAGGCGTACGGCAATCCCGAGGCGCTGGAGCGGCTGCAGGCCGACGTCGCGGACGGGCTCAAGGCGCTCGAGTTCGCGTTGCGGCGGCGCCTCGCCGGCGAGACGGGCGACGCCCCACGCCAGGGTGGCGGCAACGACGTGCCGGCCGGCTTCCGTGCGCTCGTCGACGAGTACTTCCGGTCGCTCGCGCGGGCGCGCCGCTAGATCGACGGCGATCCGCGGCCGCGCTCAGTGCGGCCGCGGATCGATCGCGTCGCGGGTCACCAGCTCCGAGTACGTCGGCATCGCGCCCTCGATCTGCGCGGCCGCGAACGCGTCGATCGTCTGCAGCAGCTGCGTGCTCGGATAGCCCGGCACCGCGAAGGGATGCGCGCCGCGGAAGCCCCCGAAGTAGCTGCGGATGATGACGCTCTTCGGATCGCGCGGCAGCTTCGCGACGGTCTGCGCGAAGCGCGCGAACGCGCCGTCGCGCATCAGGTAGTCCTCCGCGTTCGACGTGTAGAGCACCGACACGCGCTCACCGCGCGACGCGACGAGCCGCCCGACGGCCGCCAGCGCCTGCTCGCCACCCAGGTTGCCCGTCACGGGAATCACCAGGTCGCGCGCCTGCAGCGCCTTCACGAACTGGAAGTCCTCGTCGCGCGCGAGGTAGCTGGAGCGCTCGCCCTCCAGGTCGCGCTCCAGCATCAGGTCGCGCAGCGTCGGATAGAACGCACGCGACGGTCGGCCGCGGCTCGTGTAGCGCAGCTCCAGCCCGTTGGCGATGAACTCGCCGTGGAAGCGCGCGAACGTCGCGACGTCCGACTCGCTGAGCGGCACGCGCGTCCGCTCCGCGCCACGACGTGCGATCTCGCGCGCGGCGGCCTCGCTCGCCGGCGTGGCCTGCGTGGAGTCGAGGTAGGCGACGATGGACTCGAGCGACCGCTCGCGCCACGCGTCCACGTCGGCCGGCACGGGCCGCCCGGTGAGCAGCGCGAGGTACTCCAGCCGGTTGCGCGACGCGGCGAACAGCGCCTTGAACAGCAGGTGCTCGATCAGGTTGTCGCGGCGCACGTCGAACATGAAGGCGATGCTCGGCCGCACGTGCGCGATGTACGAGAAGTTCTGGTCCGGGCCGACCCCGATGTACGCGCCGCCGCGCACGCCCAGGCGGCGCAGCGCGCCGATGACGTGCAGGTACGAGCGCTCGTTGGAGATGAGGTTGTCCGAGTCGAAGTAGCCGCCGGGCTCGGACAGGGCTGCCACCTGCGCCGCGAAGTCGATGCGCGGCGGCGCGGTCGCGGTCGCGGTCGGCTCGGCGCCCGGTGCGGCGCGGCAGGCCAGCGTCGCCATCGGCGCCGCCAGCGCCAGCGCGAGGGCGAGCGTCGCGGCGTGGCCGCGGACGAGCGATCGTGAGGGCGATCGTGTGGGGCGGAGCACGGGTCCCTCGCGGGCGGAGGACGGGACGTCGCGCGTGCGGCGCGCGACCAGACGGTACGGCGCGAACGCGCGCCCGGTCAAGACGGATCTGCGATGGTCGAATCGCTCGCGCCCGCTGCAAGCCGCGCGGCGTCGGACGGCGTGTCCACGTCCATCGCGGCCGCGGGCATCGGCACGCGCACGACGTGGTCGCCCAGGCTCCGCAGCCACGCGCCGGCGCCGCGGTCGCCCGACAGTCCGAGCAGCGCGTCCACGTGCTCGCGCGCCACGACCGCGGGCACGCCGACGATCCCGGCATACTCGGCCGCGACGATGCCCCGCGAGTCGGTGAGTCGCGCGACGAGCGCGGCCAGCTCGGGCGCACCGACGAGCGGCTGGTCGGCGAGCGTCAGGAGCACCGCGTCCACCAGCGCTATCGCGAGCAGCGTGCGCACGCCGGACGTCAGCGACGTCGCGAGACCATCCGACCAACGCTCGTTGACCAGGAGCTCGATGCCCGCGAGGCCGTCGAGCGCGGTGCGCACGCGCTCCGATTCCGCGCCCAGCACGACGACGACCGGAGTCGCGCCGGCCTCCAGCACCGCGCGCGCCGCACGTCGCACCAGCGGCTCGCCCTCGTGCAGCAACAGCTGCTTCGGTGTGCCGAGCCGCGTCGACGCGCCGGCCGCGAGCACGACGGCGCCGACGCGCACCGGTGGCCGGTCGCTCACGCGCCGTGCGGCGCCGACCGGGCCGGCGCGGCCGACGCGTGCAGCGGCGCCGTGCGGTCGCGCAGCGAGCCTCCCGTGCGGCCCGCGGTGACCGCGGCCACCTCGCTCACGATCGCGAGCGCGATCGCCTCCGGGCCATCGCCGCCGAGGTCGAGGCCGATGGGTCCGTACAGACGCGCACCCATCGTGTCGGGCACGCGGCCGCGCGTCGCCAGCTCGGCGAGCATGCGATCGGAGCGCGAGCGCGGGCCCAGCACGCCGACGTAGGCGACGTCGGTCGAGAGAAGCGCGCCCACGTACGCCGTGTCGCGCCCGAAGTGGTGCGACATCACGACCACCGCCGTGCGCGCCGTCAACGCGACCGACGCGCCGAGCCGCGACGCGTCCGCGCACTCGACGAGTGCGGCACCGGAGAAGCGCTCGGGGTGCGCGTGCGCGACCGGTCGGTGATCGACCACCGTCACGTCCCAGCCGAGCTGCGTCGCGAGCCGCACCACCGGCACCGCGTCGGGGCCGCTGCCGCACACGACCAGCCGCGTCACCGGTCGCACGAGCTCGAACGCGACGTCGCACGCGCCGACGGTGGCGACCAGCCCGCGTCGCCCCGCGTCGCGCGCGGCGTCCGCATGCGCCTCGAGCCCGGGCAGCGTGGCGTCGTCGCCGAGCAGCGTCTGCCAGCCGACGGGAGGCGCCTCCGCCGAGTCGTCCGTGCGCACGACGGTCGCCAGAATCCGCGGTTCGTCCGCGTGCAGGGCCCGGCGCAGCAGCGTGGCCGTCGCCTGCGCTGCCGCGGGCACCAGCGGCTGCAGCAGGATCTCGATGAGCCCGTTGCAGCCGAGCCCCAGGCCCCACACCGCATCGTCGTCGGCGCGCGTGTC
This region of Roseisolibacter agri genomic DNA includes:
- a CDS encoding XdhC family protein, which produces MSTLLQIVDALSRAAAAGESVVLATVVRVVGSSYGGVGARMLVRVDGTTVGLVSGGCLESDLALHARRVHASGRAELVAYDTRADDDAVWGLGLGCNGLIEILLQPLVPAAAQATATLLRRALHADEPRILATVVRTDDSAEAPPVGWQTLLGDDATLPGLEAHADAARDAGRRGLVATVGACDVAFELVRPVTRLVVCGSGPDAVPVVRLATQLGWDVTVVDHRPVAHAHPERFSGAALVECADASRLGASVALTARTAVVVMSHHFGRDTAYVGALLSTDVAYVGVLGPRSRSDRMLAELATRGRVPDTMGARLYGPIGLDLGGDGPEAIALAIVSEVAAVTAGRTGGSLRDRTAPLHASAAPARSAPHGA
- a CDS encoding DUF4175 family protein, whose translation is MTTTRAPARPAHDELLGMLRQVRRRWRLRLLLQGIAIVVVATLVALLVGAWAMDRLRFTEAAVLTTRVVVWLALVGAAARWLVLPLARRVTDERVALYVEEHEPSLDASLLSALEARRALADGGSPSMANALAAQAAARARAVEYGARVERPRLRRGAAGAFAALAVAIGLVALGPTFVRSGARLVFWPWGGAAAEAAPVLAIAVKPGDITVARGADLAIEATLRGFTAEGAALLVRRGGATTWSPVPMTAGARAGIFAARLFDLDSAAQYVIEADGIRSAVHDIRVVDRPTVRTLAVRLRYPAYTGLAPVDVEDGGDVAAPRGTLVRVHATPTLPVRGGRLVIEGGAPVPLTVDSTGALVGAFRIDKQGFYRVELTDTQGNVVPGSLDYVIDVLPDRAPTITVAEPGRDMQATRLEEVFTSIEAEDDYGVSRVELVYSVNGGPEQTVVMHDGGARRTPAVTAGHTFFLEELPLKPGDVVSYFARARDNDAVSGAHTAATDIYFLRIRPFDRTYRQAEQGGGGQGGEERGESPSALSDRQREIVAATFKLTRDTAAATAAGARQRREDLATLALAQGRLREQTEALAERVRQRGGAIPDSAVQEIAAALPLAAAAMREAEERLGRRVPGEALSPEQRALQQLQRAEAALREVQVSLDQQGGGGGGGGERSPEELADLFGLQTDRLRNQYESIQRSDAQRQAASAEVDRTLERLRELAARQQRESERLRREAEALQRRLPQSSQQQGGGGGGSSSSSSQSGQQGGQQQGQQQNASGTGDAQRQLAQEAEQMARTLERLARENPSPELQRSARQLQEAADAMRRAGASGSEQAAESAANARERLEAARRALSEARAGRTGEDARSLQRRADALAEAQRRIGAEAERVARGEGRGTPAEAALGAQKDSLAAAVSALERDLDRAARDARSTAPDASRRLQEGANAIRDTRVLDKLRFSKNLVRSGAPDYVRSFEEQIGANLDDVRQRVAAAASAARDGASARPSQTLEQARQLAQGMSSLGERLRQRREAQWRPGEGTDPRGNASAPSRNGQGQQGQQGQQGQPGQGQRGQQGQGQSPGQQGQGQGRGGQGQGNGQGGEGGQNANAQRGGSLQGGGGNGFGGAPTGMAGGLTAEDVRQFSREARERRADAEELRRSLAQQGMGTRELDALIERMRALEAAKAYGNPEALERLQADVADGLKALEFALRRRLAGETGDAPRQGGGNDVPAGFRALVDEYFRSLARARR
- a CDS encoding nucleotidyltransferase family protein; translation: MSDRPPVRVGAVVLAAGASTRLGTPKQLLLHEGEPLVRRAARAVLEAGATPVVVVLGAESERVRTALDGLAGIELLVNERWSDGLATSLTSGVRTLLAIALVDAVLLTLADQPLVGAPELAALVARLTDSRGIVAAEYAGIVGVPAVVAREHVDALLGLSGDRGAGAWLRSLGDHVVRVPMPAAAMDVDTPSDAARLAAGASDSTIADPS